A section of the Salminus brasiliensis chromosome 10, fSalBra1.hap2, whole genome shotgun sequence genome encodes:
- the LOC140564618 gene encoding SERTA domain-containing protein 2-like has protein sequence MAKVGAQMTCYLQERQLVLSLCLDKLHGNRMPSLHRSVLLANTMRQIQREITEEKDGPPANPFSAQMPNSQVAMPFRTPEPQIQPLDCIPTLSDMDRGDVDLTCSRCAEEVEMEIDVSFFPSAFATSSSSTPFIDTVFTDSGLLGLTSLVEAGNTRGYLTDLSLDDIFEDIDTSMYDSSEAASLMTCVFCSVSHLFGDEEAKVFSDCPSVSPLQCSPADLNDLDHIMEVLVGLV, from the coding sequence ATGGCAAAAGTTGGAGCTCAGATGACTTGTTACTTGCAGGAGAGGCAGCTGGTGCTCAGCCTGTGCCTAGATAAGCTACATGGCAACAGGATGCCCAGCCTCCATCGCTCTGTCCTCCTGGCCAACACCATGAGGCAGATCCAGAGGGAGATAACTGAAGAGAAGGATGGCCCACCAGCAAACCCATTCAGCGCACAGATGCCAAATTCTCAGGTGGCCATGCCTTTTCGTACTCCTGAACCTCAGATCCAACCACTTGATTGTATCCCCACCCTAAGTGACATGGACCGAGGGGATGTGGATCTTACCTGTTCCAGGTGTGCGGAGGAGGTGGAAATGGAGATCGATGTGTCCTTCTTTCCCTCAGCTTTTGCCACTTCTTCATCTTCCACACCTTTCATAGACACAGTGTTCACGGACAGTGGCTTGCTTGGTCTAACGTCTCTTGTTGAAGCGGGCAACACTCGTGGCTATCTGACGGACTTGTCCTTGGACGATATCTTTGAGGACATTGACACATCCATGTACGACTCTTCAGAAGCAGCCTCCCTAATGACctgtgtgttctgcagtgtGAGCCACCTGTTTGGGGACGAGGAAGCCAAAGTATTCTCAGATTGCCCCTCTGTGAGCCCTCTGCAGTGCAGCCCTGCTGACTTAAATGACCTGGATCACATTATGGAAGTGCTGGTTGGCCTGGTTTGA
- the gpr132a gene encoding probable G-protein coupled receptor 132, which yields MAMTNGTSSPNSSCLLPYDDDRLPLLVVYSIVLIVGLPANMVTVYLTFLQVRRQNVLGIYLLSLSVCDLMYLGTLPMWTIYINSGHRWNFGSMACKITGYIFFNNMYISIFLLCCVSLDRYVAVIYPIKSRVLRKRKRAVIVTIVIVAVVALGHMPVFTMTEGDTENKRNKRCFEPGQTTLTVTGFNYARFVIGFFIPLCVLVVTNHAVLTKVEESDGLRSEQKTKVRYLAVAVILFFLVCFTPYHVILLLRAISYHFSEWGCDFQQTLYTSYTISLGLSTINSAMNPVLYVLASDNIRKEIYRSMSSIRSGQFFRTHPSDKNHSLRNSSGVRSEKVQAGLAERLSADRT from the exons ATGGCCATGACTAATGGAACCTCATCACCAAACTCAAGCTGCCTCCTTCCATATGACGATGACCGGCTTCCCCTCTTGGTTGTGTACAGCATCGTCCTCATCGTTGGTCTTCCTGCCAACATGGTCACGGTCTACCTCACTTTCCTTCAGGTGCGCCGGCAGAACGTGTTGGGAATATACTTGCTGAGCTTGTCTGTGTGTGACCTTATGTACTTAGGCACGCTGCCCATGTGGACCATTTACATAAACAGTGGTCACCGTTGGAACTTTGGCTCCATGGCTTGTAAAATCACAGGCTACATCTTCTTTAACAACATGTACATCAGCATCTTCCTGCTGTGCTGCGTCTCCCTGGACCGCTATGTGGCAGTGATTTATCCGATAAAGTCTCGTGTTCTGAGAAAGAGGAAACGGGCTGTAATAGTTACCATAGTGATTGTGGCAGTGGTGGCACTAGGACACATGCCAGTGTTTACCATGACAGAGGGTGACACAGAGAACAAAAGGAACAAGCGCTGCTTCGAGCCTGGGCAGACCACGCTCACTGTGACAGGCTTCAATTACGCCCGCTTTGTGATTGGATTCTTCATCCCGCTGTGTGTTCTGGTAGTCACCAACCATGCTGTCCTCACCAAAGTGGAGGAAAGTGATGGCCTGAGGTCTGAACAGAAGACCAAAGTCCGTTACCTTGCTGTGGCGGTCATCCTGTTCTTTCTGGTCTGCTTTACCCCCTACCATGTCATCCTATTGCTACGGGCCATCAGTTACCACTTCTCAGAATGGGGTTGTGACTTTCAGCAAACACTTTACACATCTTACACCATCTCTCTGGGCCTGTCAACCATTAACAGTGCCATGAACCCTGTTCTTTACGTCCTGGCCAGCGACAACATCCGCAAAGAGATCTACAGAAGTATGAGCAGCATTCGCAGTGGCCAATTCTTTAGAACTCATCCTTCAGACAAAAACCACAGCCTCCGAAACTCCTCAGGTGTACGCAGCGAAAAAGTACAAGCAGGACTGGCGGAGAGACTCAGCGCTGACAGGACTTG A
- the LOC140564793 gene encoding uncharacterized protein: protein MSECAVLDNLGEDGFHSCEGFAEWSTYSPAHWKGDQGDISSSFGDWSSFNGSLSKETEPAPSGSPQDRGHAGHKHQVENGNQLSPWTVFYNCFHVEETAKDSAVMEIPPLSHLLHNSTHAPPQPATLSSEAANLCHRLLCEPDCLSLSSPKPSLHSYKQLINTLHLSNSDTNTVQNTDFSDQDFEEPKSCPAALIQTKLMVPTLCQNKPGYLYQISRQWLNQYSLALLPHQDKQDLLY, encoded by the exons ATGAGTGAGTGTGCTGTGCTGGACAACCTTGGTGAAGATGGCTTTCACAGCTGTGAGGGCTTCGCAGAGTGGTCCACCTACAGCCCTGCACACTGGAAGGGGGATCAGGGggacatcagcagcagttttgGGGACTGGAGTAGTTTTAATGGCAGTCTCAGCAAAGAGACAGAACCTGCACCTTCAGGATCACCTCAGGATAGAGGACATGCCGGCCATAAACACCAG GTGGAGAATGGTAACCAGCTCAGCCCCTGGACTGTGTTCTACAATTGCTTCCATGTTGAGGAGACTGCGAAGGATTCTGCTGTAATGGAGATCCCACCACTGTCCCATCTGCTGCACAACTCAACACATGCACCTCCTCAACCAGCAACACTGTCAAG TGAGGCTGCCAACCTGTGCCATCGGCTGCTATGTGAACCAGACTGTCTGAGCCTGTCGAGTCCCAAACCCAGCTTACATTCCTACAAACAGCTGATCAACACACTCCATCTCTCAAACTCTGACACAAACACCGTCCAA AATACAGACTTTTCTGACCAGGATTTTGAGGAGCCCAAAAGTTGTCCGGCTGCTCTCATCCAGACTAAG CTAATGGTGCCCACGCTGTGTCAGAATAAACCGGGTTACCTCTACCAGATCTCCCGCCAGTGGCTGAATCAGTACAGTTTGGCACTCCTACCCCATCAGGACAAGCAAGACCTGCTGTATTGA